A single genomic interval of Actinomycetota bacterium harbors:
- the rplQ gene encoding 50S ribosomal protein L17 has protein sequence MPRPKKSYRLGGSAAHQKLMIRNLAADVISNGKIKTTETKAKEVKPFIEKMITLAKKGDLAAKRRCLSELNDETAVYKLFEEIAPKYGDRQSGYTRIIKTGYRKGDAAPMVQLELVGEIER, from the coding sequence ATGCCTAGGCCAAAGAAAAGTTACCGTTTGGGCGGCAGTGCGGCGCATCAGAAATTGATGATTAGAAATCTTGCGGCCGACGTTATCTCGAACGGCAAAATCAAGACGACTGAAACAAAAGCCAAAGAAGTCAAACCGTTCATCGAGAAGATGATCACCCTCGCCAAGAAGGGCGATCTGGCCGCGAAACGGCGGTGCTTAAGCGAACTGAACGATGAAACGGCTGTATACAAACTATTTGAGGAGATTGCGCCTAAGTACGGCGACCGCCAGAGCGGATATACCCGGATTATTAAGACAGGCTACCGCAAAGGCGACGCCGCGCCGATGGTTCAACTCGAACTAGTTGGAGAGATTGAAAGATAG
- the truA gene encoding tRNA pseudouridine(38-40) synthase TruA yields MKDRQKYSSSDLELVERESRSINRNIKITVDYIGRDFKGFQRQKNKPTVQGELEKALSILLRESIRVTGASRTDTGVNARGQIVNFRTKSDMSAERIMKSLNGLLPGGIAVTAVEDASPEFHARKSAAWREYEYLIWNRPYPEIFRGGYVTRIDRPLDTGLMKKAAESVVGEHDFSAFCVASSAVKGCVRNVTAVALDEPEPGLISLTIRADGFVHRMVRSLMGTLIDIGLGKLEPDTIKRMLESRDRKLAGRTAPAHGLTLTKIGY; encoded by the coding sequence TTGAAAGATAGACAAAAATATTCTTCGAGCGACCTCGAGCTTGTCGAGAGGGAGTCGAGAAGTATAAACAGAAACATTAAAATCACGGTTGATTACATTGGGCGGGATTTTAAGGGGTTTCAGCGGCAGAAAAACAAGCCGACCGTCCAAGGAGAACTTGAAAAAGCGTTAAGCATATTGCTCAGAGAGAGCATCAGGGTCACCGGAGCCTCGCGGACCGATACCGGCGTGAACGCTCGCGGCCAAATCGTGAACTTCCGCACCAAGTCCGATATGTCGGCTGAGCGGATCATGAAGAGCTTGAACGGTCTGTTGCCGGGCGGGATCGCTGTAACCGCGGTAGAAGACGCGTCGCCTGAGTTTCACGCTCGCAAGAGCGCGGCCTGGCGGGAATACGAGTACCTGATTTGGAACAGACCGTACCCGGAAATCTTCCGGGGCGGTTATGTCACTCGAATCGATCGTCCGTTGGACACCGGTCTGATGAAAAAGGCGGCCGAGTCGGTCGTAGGGGAGCACGATTTCAGCGCATTCTGCGTCGCCTCTTCAGCCGTCAAGGGCTGTGTCCGGAACGTTACCGCGGTCGCGCTGGACGAGCCGGAACCCGGCCTGATCAGTTTGACGATCCGGGCGGACGGATTCGTGCACCGGATGGTCAGGTCGCTGATGGGGACGTTGATCGACATCGGACTCGGCAAACTGGAGCCGGACACGATTAAGAGGATGCTAGAGAGCAGAGATAGAAAACTTGCCGGACGAACGGCGCCGGCGCACGGCTTGACGTTGACGAAAATCGGATATTAA
- the rplM gene encoding 50S ribosomal protein L13, with protein MKTYTAKPSDIEHAWFIVDAEGATLGRLATGVARVLQGKHKATYTRTIDTGDFVVVINAAKIKVTGNKMAGKEYFRHSGYPGGSKTETLEELMEKKPTAAVERAIKGMLPSTKLGRAMFKKLKVYEGAEHPHEAQKPAPLKIGG; from the coding sequence ATGAAGACATACACCGCCAAACCGAGCGACATAGAACACGCTTGGTTTATCGTAGACGCCGAGGGGGCTACGCTGGGCCGCCTGGCGACGGGAGTCGCGCGCGTCCTACAGGGCAAACATAAGGCAACTTATACGCGAACAATAGACACCGGCGATTTTGTGGTCGTCATCAACGCGGCCAAAATAAAGGTTACGGGAAATAAAATGGCCGGCAAGGAATATTTCCGGCATTCCGGATATCCGGGCGGATCGAAAACGGAGACTCTTGAAGAGTTGATGGAGAAGAAACCCACCGCCGCGGTCGAACGAGCCATCAAAGGCATGTTGCCTAGCACGAAGCTCGGCCGGGCGATGTTTAAAAAATTAAAGGTATATGAGGGCGCGGAGCATCCACACGAGGCGCAAAAACCCGCACCCTTAAAGATCGGAGGTTGA
- the rpsI gene encoding 30S ribosomal protein S9, protein MAEQAVYWGTGKRKDAIASVRLIPGKGEFNCNGKTMEEYFPRKVHHILIQTPFSVTGLTDAYDVFAKLEGGGVSGQAGALRHGIAKALLEADESLRPALKAAGLLTRDPRMKERRKYGLKKARKKPQFSKR, encoded by the coding sequence GTGGCTGAACAGGCCGTCTACTGGGGAACGGGAAAACGTAAGGACGCCATCGCGAGCGTCCGGCTGATCCCCGGTAAAGGAGAATTCAACTGCAACGGGAAGACGATGGAAGAATACTTCCCGCGCAAAGTCCATCACATCTTGATCCAGACACCGTTTTCGGTCACCGGATTGACCGACGCTTATGACGTGTTCGCCAAACTTGAAGGTGGCGGCGTTTCCGGTCAAGCGGGGGCGCTCAGGCACGGAATCGCCAAGGCGCTTCTGGAGGCCGACGAATCGCTGCGGCCGGCGCTTAAGGCGGCCGGTCTTCTAACCAGAGACCCGCGTATGAAAGAACGCCGTAAATACGGCCTTAAGAAAGCTCGCAAGAAGCCGCAGTTCTCAAAACGTTAG
- a CDS encoding alanine racemase encodes MINTKKIKQNAEHAVSVCATRNIQVIGVTKACLGDPVIAGAMLDGGVAGIGDSRPANLVNLRGAGITEQLMMLRLPMLSEIPQIVDLSDISLNSDLTVIEALGRAAARVGKKHKVIIMVDMGDGREGVRREDAVETAMRAAQLQGVEVVGLGVNVACLAGQKPTPDQMKDLVALANDAREKAGIELPVVSGGNSSAWELIESGEMPPGINQVRLGEAILLGKETARGRLIQDMHHDAFVIKAEIIESIPERGHHHIAALGRQDIEGTQLFPLDDTWRIVKASSDHFVLKKSGPPARTGAVISFIPGYESLLKAMTSPFVTKQYV; translated from the coding sequence TTGATTAACACCAAAAAAATCAAACAAAATGCTGAACACGCTGTTTCTGTCTGCGCCACGCGGAATATCCAGGTAATCGGCGTTACCAAGGCATGCTTGGGCGATCCGGTTATCGCCGGCGCCATGCTGGACGGCGGTGTTGCCGGTATCGGCGACTCCCGACCGGCGAATCTGGTAAATCTGCGAGGCGCCGGAATAACAGAGCAATTGATGATGCTCCGGTTGCCGATGTTAAGCGAAATCCCGCAGATCGTAGATTTGTCCGATATCAGCTTGAACAGTGATTTGACGGTCATTGAAGCGCTGGGACGGGCGGCCGCCCGGGTCGGAAAGAAGCATAAAGTAATTATCATGGTCGATATGGGCGACGGCCGCGAAGGCGTTCGCCGGGAAGACGCCGTCGAGACGGCAATGCGGGCGGCACAGCTGCAAGGTGTCGAGGTTGTCGGTTTGGGCGTGAACGTCGCCTGCCTGGCCGGACAAAAACCTACGCCGGATCAAATGAAAGACCTGGTGGCCCTAGCTAATGACGCAAGAGAGAAGGCGGGCATTGAATTACCGGTCGTTTCGGGCGGGAACAGCAGCGCCTGGGAGCTGATTGAATCGGGCGAAATGCCGCCCGGGATTAACCAGGTCAGACTGGGAGAGGCAATTTTGCTGGGCAAGGAAACCGCGAGAGGCCGGTTGATTCAGGATATGCATCACGACGCCTTTGTTATCAAGGCGGAGATAATCGAAAGTATCCCGGAGCGCGGCCACCACCACATTGCGGCCCTCGGCCGCCAGGATATTGAAGGGACTCAGCTGTTTCCCCTTGACGACACCTGGAGAATAGTTAAAGCCAGCTCCGACCACTTTGTTTTGAAGAAATCAGGGCCGCCAGCCCGTACGGGCGCGGTAATTTCCTTTATTCCCGGTTACGAGTCGCTCCTCAAGGCCATGACAAGCCCGTTCGTCACCAAACAATATGTCTAG
- the glmM gene encoding phosphoglucosamine mutase — MNKLFGTDGIRGVANKDLTPELAMAVGRAAAVVAVNGGEPGRVVIGRDTRLSGEMLERAFMAGVMSTGAEVLRLGIIPTPAVAYLTRKLGADAGCVISASHNPVDDNGIKLFNRSGFKFTEEEEEAVEKLVPSGAYAGEHPSGADVGELSDAGEQGRRLYAEHALKVLPVDLTGLKIALDAAYGAAYQMGGDIFRKAGAEVITIGDEPRGDLINVDCGSTNPLCIRDEVVAREGFFGLAFDGDADRVIAVDEDGNILDGDYIMAILAKYIKEKGSLKADTLVSTVMANCGFDLGMEELGINVIKTDVGDRFVLKELLDQDLNFGGEQSGHVIFLDHNTTGDGIITGLMLAAIKAETGRPLSELKNVMSKLPQVLLNVRVADKRKLGEAVAIWSEVEKSELSLGGRGRVLIRTSGTEPLVRVMVEADTEGAAGRIAGHLAAIVEKELS; from the coding sequence ATGAACAAGTTATTCGGTACTGACGGAATTCGCGGCGTCGCCAATAAAGACCTTACTCCCGAGCTGGCCATGGCGGTCGGACGGGCGGCCGCGGTCGTTGCGGTGAACGGCGGCGAACCCGGACGCGTCGTTATCGGGCGCGACACCAGATTATCAGGCGAGATGCTGGAACGGGCGTTTATGGCCGGTGTTATGTCGACGGGCGCCGAGGTGTTGCGGTTGGGCATCATACCAACGCCCGCGGTGGCTTATCTCACCCGGAAACTAGGCGCCGACGCCGGCTGCGTTATTTCCGCCTCGCACAATCCCGTTGACGACAACGGGATCAAACTGTTTAACCGATCGGGTTTTAAGTTCACGGAGGAAGAAGAGGAAGCGGTCGAAAAGCTTGTTCCCTCAGGCGCTTACGCCGGCGAGCATCCCTCGGGCGCGGATGTCGGCGAGTTGTCGGACGCCGGGGAGCAAGGCCGCCGTCTCTATGCCGAGCATGCCCTGAAGGTATTACCGGTTGATCTGACCGGCCTGAAGATCGCGCTGGACGCGGCCTACGGAGCGGCTTATCAGATGGGCGGGGATATCTTTAGGAAAGCCGGAGCGGAGGTTATCACCATCGGCGACGAACCCCGAGGCGATCTTATTAATGTTGATTGCGGGTCGACCAACCCGCTTTGCATTCGGGACGAGGTTGTTGCGAGGGAAGGCTTTTTTGGTTTGGCCTTTGACGGTGACGCCGACCGGGTAATCGCCGTTGACGAAGACGGGAATATCCTGGACGGGGATTATATAATGGCCATTCTGGCGAAATACATCAAGGAAAAAGGCAGTCTGAAGGCCGACACGCTGGTCTCGACGGTCATGGCAAATTGCGGTTTTGACTTAGGGATGGAGGAATTGGGCATAAACGTCATTAAGACCGACGTCGGCGACAGGTTCGTGCTAAAAGAGCTGCTTGATCAGGATCTTAATTTCGGGGGCGAGCAAAGCGGCCATGTTATCTTTTTAGACCATAATACGACGGGCGACGGCATCATTACCGGCCTCATGCTAGCGGCCATAAAGGCCGAGACGGGCCGGCCCTTGTCGGAACTGAAGAATGTCATGAGCAAGCTGCCTCAAGTGTTGTTGAATGTTCGCGTGGCCGACAAGCGTAAGCTTGGGGAGGCAGTCGCCATTTGGAGTGAGGTCGAGAAGAGCGAATTATCGCTTGGGGGACGCGGACGTGTTCTGATTCGGACCTCCGGGACCGAACCGCTGGTACGCGTGATGGTAGAGGCTGATACCGAAGGCGCGGCCGGGAGAATAGCTGGCCATTTGGCCGCCATAGTGGAAAAGGAGCTTTCATAA
- the glmS gene encoding glutamine--fructose-6-phosphate transaminase (isomerizing), whose translation MCGIVGYLGDKQAASILLDSLRGLEYRGYDSAGIAVVDGGKINVVRRLGKLSELAGALEKDSPEGMVGIGHTRWATHGEPSERNAHPHMDCTEQIAVVHNGIIENFHDLREELQKRGHNFTSDTDTEVLAHLIEMYYRGDLEDAVRTALTRVEGSFALAAVVVEHPETIVAARKDSPLIVGLGKGENFLASDIPAILNYTKDVLVVEDNEMVIVNRDKVTLKGLDGKVVKRKPIKVTWDAGAAEKSGYDDFMLKEIFEQPHAIRETMRGRVHDNKIILDELSLTENDIKMIDKVFIVACGTSYHAGMVAKYAIESWVRIPVEIDIASEFRYRNPILDDRTLMVAVSQSGETADTLAGMRFAREQGAKIMAITNVVGSTISREADGVLYTHAGPEIGVAATKTLIAQMIALYLLTLYLSTVRRSLSVEDEAEIVEELFRMDEVVEDLLQDETQMKLMKQYADRHADKSDFLFIGRSVGYPVALEGALKLKEISYIHAEGYAAGELKHGPIALVEEAVPIVAVATEGHVYDKVISNIMEVKARGANVMAIASRDDEQIAKYADEIIYVPRTSEILSAVPAVVPLQLISYYIAKKRGCNVDQPRNLAKSVTVE comes from the coding sequence TTGTGCGGGATAGTCGGTTATCTGGGAGATAAACAAGCGGCGTCGATTCTATTAGACAGCCTGCGGGGGCTGGAGTACCGCGGGTACGATTCTGCCGGCATAGCGGTTGTAGATGGCGGCAAAATCAACGTCGTTAGGCGTCTCGGCAAACTGAGCGAGCTGGCCGGAGCGCTTGAGAAAGACTCACCTGAAGGGATGGTCGGTATCGGACATACCAGATGGGCGACGCACGGCGAGCCCAGCGAACGTAACGCCCATCCGCACATGGACTGCACGGAGCAGATCGCCGTTGTCCATAACGGCATCATCGAGAACTTCCATGACTTAAGGGAAGAGTTGCAGAAGCGGGGCCATAATTTCACCTCCGATACCGACACCGAGGTCTTAGCCCATCTCATAGAAATGTATTATCGCGGCGACTTAGAAGACGCCGTCCGGACGGCGCTCACCCGTGTCGAGGGATCGTTCGCCCTGGCGGCGGTAGTCGTTGAACATCCCGAGACGATTGTTGCCGCTCGTAAAGACAGCCCCCTGATAGTGGGGCTGGGCAAAGGCGAGAATTTTCTGGCCTCGGATATACCGGCCATTCTCAACTACACCAAAGATGTTCTGGTTGTTGAGGACAACGAAATGGTTATCGTCAATCGCGACAAGGTTACGTTGAAAGGGCTTGACGGAAAGGTAGTGAAAAGGAAGCCCATTAAGGTTACCTGGGACGCCGGCGCGGCCGAGAAATCCGGCTATGACGACTTCATGCTTAAGGAAATCTTTGAACAGCCGCATGCCATCCGGGAAACGATGCGCGGCCGGGTCCACGACAATAAGATAATATTGGACGAACTCAGTTTGACGGAAAACGACATCAAGATGATCGATAAAGTCTTCATCGTCGCCTGCGGAACGTCGTATCATGCGGGAATGGTCGCCAAATACGCGATAGAAAGCTGGGTTCGCATTCCGGTCGAGATAGATATCGCCAGCGAGTTCAGGTACCGGAATCCGATTTTGGACGACCGGACGCTGATGGTGGCGGTCAGTCAGTCAGGCGAAACAGCCGACACTCTGGCAGGTATGCGTTTCGCCCGTGAACAGGGCGCGAAGATCATGGCGATAACAAACGTTGTGGGCAGCACGATTTCCCGCGAGGCCGACGGCGTGCTTTACACTCACGCCGGGCCAGAGATCGGCGTGGCCGCGACAAAGACGCTGATCGCGCAGATGATCGCTTTATATTTACTGACGTTATATTTGTCCACCGTTCGGCGCAGCCTGTCCGTAGAGGACGAAGCCGAGATCGTCGAGGAGCTCTTCCGGATGGACGAGGTCGTCGAAGATCTGCTGCAAGACGAAACTCAGATGAAGTTAATGAAGCAATACGCTGATAGACACGCAGACAAGAGCGACTTTCTGTTTATCGGCCGCAGCGTCGGCTACCCGGTCGCCCTGGAAGGCGCGTTGAAACTAAAGGAAATATCCTACATTCACGCCGAGGGATACGCGGCCGGTGAGCTGAAGCATGGCCCGATCGCCCTGGTGGAAGAGGCGGTGCCGATTGTCGCAGTAGCGACCGAAGGCCATGTGTACGACAAGGTCATCAGCAACATCATGGAGGTTAAGGCGCGCGGGGCGAACGTCATGGCCATCGCTAGCCGGGACGACGAGCAAATCGCCAAATACGCCGATGAGATCATTTATGTACCTCGGACTTCAGAGATATTATCGGCGGTGCCCGCCGTCGTGCCGCTCCAGCTCATCAGCTATTATATCGCCAAGAAGCGCGGCTGCAACGTAGACCAGCCCCGGAACCTGGCCAAAAGCGTCACCGTCGAATAA